In Proteus vulgaris, one DNA window encodes the following:
- a CDS encoding Tm-1-like ATP-binding domain-containing protein — MKQYAGSIYIATTLDTKSAEIFYVSDLIKKAGLPVKTVDLTTKPTALAREADVTATEVARFHPDGQEAVFCGDRGKAIEAMSVAFEHYLTHCDDVLAILGLGGSGGTALITPAMQSLPIGVPKLMVSTMASGDISGYIGASDISMMYSVTDVSGLNRISRKVLRNAANQIAGAVYFCQEEHVVDKPAVALTMFGVTTPCVQQLTQKLENNYDCLVFHATGSGGKAMEKLVDSHLLHSVLDLTTTEVCDYLFDGVLACDEDRFGAIARTKTPYVGSCGALDMVNFGRPSSVPEKYKGRQFYHHNAQVTLMRTTPEENRQLGIWIAEKMNQCEGPLRFVLPQGGFSALDIEGGPFWNPKANQAFFDAFITTFKETETRQLVISPYHINSAEFTQQIYDLHQELIC, encoded by the coding sequence ATGAAACAGTATGCTGGTTCTATTTATATTGCCACAACGCTTGATACTAAAAGTGCTGAGATTTTTTATGTCAGTGATTTAATTAAAAAAGCAGGCCTTCCTGTTAAGACCGTTGACTTGACAACCAAACCCACGGCACTCGCACGAGAAGCGGATGTCACAGCAACCGAAGTTGCACGCTTTCATCCAGATGGCCAAGAGGCTGTGTTCTGTGGTGATAGAGGAAAAGCAATAGAAGCGATGTCGGTCGCTTTCGAACACTATTTAACTCACTGTGATGATGTCTTAGCCATTCTTGGACTAGGCGGCTCAGGGGGGACGGCTCTGATTACACCAGCAATGCAATCTCTGCCAATTGGTGTTCCTAAATTGATGGTATCGACGATGGCGTCTGGCGATATTTCAGGCTATATCGGTGCAAGTGATATCTCAATGATGTACTCCGTTACAGATGTATCAGGCTTAAATCGTATTTCTCGTAAAGTTTTAAGAAATGCCGCGAATCAAATCGCTGGCGCTGTTTATTTTTGCCAAGAAGAGCATGTTGTTGATAAACCTGCGGTAGCACTAACAATGTTTGGTGTAACCACTCCTTGTGTACAACAACTCACTCAAAAACTTGAAAATAATTATGACTGCCTTGTTTTTCATGCAACAGGAAGTGGCGGCAAAGCCATGGAAAAACTGGTAGACAGTCACCTGCTTCATAGTGTGTTAGATCTTACAACAACTGAAGTGTGTGATTACTTGTTTGATGGTGTACTTGCTTGTGATGAAGACCGTTTTGGTGCAATCGCCCGTACTAAAACCCCTTATGTCGGTTCTTGTGGCGCATTAGATATGGTGAACTTTGGTCGCCCTTCTAGTGTTCCTGAGAAATATAAAGGGCGTCAATTTTATCATCATAATGCACAAGTCACCTTAATGCGCACAACACCAGAGGAAAACCGTCAATTGGGTATTTGGATCGCTGAAAAAATGAATCAGTGTGAAGGCCCATTGCGGTTTGTATTACCACAGGGCGGTTTTTCTGCTCTGGATATTGAAGGGGGTCCTTTTTGGAACCCAAAAGCAAACCAAGCGTTTTTTGATGCATTTATAACAACATTTAAAGAGACAGAGACTCGTCAATTAGTCATCAGTCCTTATCACATAAACTCAGC
- a CDS encoding TetR/AcrR family transcriptional regulator, producing MSYSDETDAMSGTRKRTYQLLVTTALGLFEQGMLPTVSELAAHAGVSRATAYRYFPTQSDLISATVDASLAPIIAWTPTPEDNTQQRITELLNLAYPQMFKHEGALRGALQVSLQQWAKERQSSEYAEKRFIRGHRKEILLKVIEPLKAHYPQEMWDKVIKSFSLIYGSEVFLVMKDIWKMDDQQVIDMTQWMAKAILNQAKSDYPADND from the coding sequence ATGAGTTATAGTGATGAAACGGATGCCATGTCCGGTACACGAAAAAGAACCTATCAATTATTGGTAACAACTGCGTTGGGGCTTTTTGAGCAAGGAATGTTACCGACAGTGTCAGAGTTAGCTGCACATGCCGGTGTTTCGAGGGCAACCGCATATCGTTATTTTCCCACACAAAGTGATTTAATTAGTGCCACAGTTGATGCAAGTTTAGCGCCGATCATTGCATGGACACCAACTCCCGAAGATAATACGCAACAACGCATCACTGAGTTGCTCAATCTTGCCTATCCACAGATGTTTAAACATGAAGGCGCACTGCGTGGTGCTTTGCAAGTTTCATTACAGCAATGGGCAAAAGAGAGACAATCGAGTGAATATGCAGAAAAACGATTTATTCGTGGTCACCGTAAAGAGATTTTACTCAAAGTTATTGAACCTTTAAAAGCACACTATCCTCAAGAAATGTGGGATAAGGTGATTAAATCGTTCTCTTTAATTTATGGGTCAGAAGTCTTTTTGGTAATGAAAGATATCTGGAAAATGGATGATCAACAGGTCATTGATATGACTCAATGGATGGCAAAAGCTATTCTAAATCAGGCAAAATCTGATTATCCTGCAGATAACGATTAA
- a CDS encoding helix-turn-helix transcriptional regulator gives MSHKTEDQEWLVEQLQFIAQGIGKTLSPFCEVVLHDLTDSENTIMVIENNLSGRKVGDRATELGMARIESSDFPQIVANYPNQFPDGRTAKSTSIGIKDKQGNYVAALCLNIDISMIKGLQMVLNQFATLEEGNDIIETFSSVTEDSLKKRIDEFSATYSVTPRALKPHQRRELLLCLQDEGYLSLRKAMEITAQYLGVSRATVYNDLKE, from the coding sequence ATGTCACACAAAACAGAAGACCAAGAGTGGCTGGTAGAACAACTACAATTTATTGCACAAGGCATTGGTAAAACATTATCGCCTTTCTGTGAGGTTGTACTTCATGATCTAACTGATAGTGAAAATACCATTATGGTCATTGAAAATAATCTATCAGGTAGAAAAGTTGGGGATAGAGCAACAGAATTGGGAATGGCACGTATTGAATCGTCTGACTTTCCACAAATTGTGGCTAATTACCCAAATCAATTTCCTGATGGTAGAACCGCAAAAAGTACGTCTATCGGTATTAAAGATAAACAAGGGAATTATGTTGCGGCATTATGCTTAAATATTGATATTTCAATGATCAAAGGATTGCAAATGGTACTAAACCAATTTGCAACCCTTGAAGAAGGTAATGACATTATTGAAACCTTTAGCTCAGTGACAGAAGATTCGCTGAAAAAACGTATTGATGAATTTTCAGCAACTTATTCTGTTACACCAAGAGCATTAAAACCGCATCAGCGACGTGAATTGCTATTGTGTTTACAGGATGAAGGTTATCTTTCACTGCGTAAGGCAATGGAAATTACAGCGCAGTATTTAGGCGTTTCAAGGGCAACGGTGTATAACGATTTAAAAGAATAA
- a CDS encoding GNAT family N-acetyltransferase, with translation MSLKITTNPTSNEINEIYEGLLTHNLNYIHIDQYTPLAVFKEENGKKIGGISGDILGNWLRIRYLWVDKAYREQNIGTELLQTMENTAKEKGAKYAEVDTFSFQALPFYQKQGFEIFGTLENYPVSDKKYYLRKDL, from the coding sequence ATGTCGCTGAAAATAACTACAAATCCCACATCAAATGAGATCAATGAAATTTATGAAGGTTTGTTAACACATAACCTCAACTATATTCATATAGATCAATACACGCCACTTGCTGTTTTTAAGGAAGAGAATGGTAAAAAAATAGGTGGGATCTCTGGGGATATTTTAGGAAATTGGCTACGTATTCGTTATTTGTGGGTAGATAAAGCCTATCGTGAACAAAACATAGGTACAGAATTACTGCAAACAATGGAAAACACGGCAAAAGAAAAAGGTGCCAAATATGCTGAAGTTGATACCTTTAGCTTTCAAGCCCTGCCTTTTTATCAAAAGCAGGGATTTGAAATATTTGGTACGTTAGAAAATTATCCGGTTAGTGATAAAAAATATTATTTAAGGAAAGATTTATAG
- a CDS encoding AbrB family transcriptional regulator: protein MSFLKTLPGILFCALIGGVLTLSGLPMALMFGPILVVIIAYRFKWELAVPKHTLTFIQLTLGTSVGLMFNQVHLGSADNLIILLLTLVVCLAIQFFVSYFWFHRHIGWTKEESMLGAVPGAMAAILALTDHTKTPPQKIVISHTIRLMVLIILAGFIVGSDKANMPEFAIPEMTLVSFLWLLLIVALGLGTGLLLQKIRFPAPFMLTSLGSAIFIQSFISEPIAFPMLLNELSMVLIGMNIGAHFVVFPFSSLIKNAFSSVQVVIINVILTVIVAYGAAYLTGVPWATLVLAWAPGSMEAMTFAAITMNVDAAFVMSNHIFRMLIIQSIPSVALYWNEYRQKKNNQHKKE from the coding sequence ATGTCGTTTTTAAAAACTCTACCAGGTATTCTATTTTGTGCATTAATAGGTGGTGTTCTTACCCTTTCTGGTTTGCCCATGGCGCTGATGTTTGGGCCGATCCTTGTTGTCATTATTGCTTACCGCTTTAAATGGGAGCTTGCGGTTCCTAAACATACATTAACGTTTATTCAACTGACTTTAGGTACATCGGTTGGCTTAATGTTTAACCAAGTTCATTTAGGCAGTGCTGACAACTTAATTATTCTTTTACTCACTCTTGTTGTTTGTTTAGCTATTCAGTTTTTTGTGAGTTATTTTTGGTTCCATCGCCATATTGGTTGGACGAAAGAAGAGTCGATGTTAGGTGCTGTACCTGGTGCTATGGCTGCTATTTTGGCATTGACTGATCACACTAAAACACCACCCCAAAAAATTGTTATTTCTCATACTATTCGTTTAATGGTATTGATTATTCTGGCGGGTTTTATTGTGGGATCTGATAAAGCCAATATGCCTGAGTTTGCTATACCCGAAATGACACTGGTTTCATTTTTGTGGTTATTATTGATTGTAGCTTTAGGGTTAGGTACTGGGCTTTTATTACAGAAAATCCGATTCCCGGCACCCTTTATGTTGACTTCATTAGGTAGTGCAATATTTATTCAATCTTTTATCAGTGAACCTATTGCCTTTCCAATGTTACTTAATGAATTGAGCATGGTTTTAATTGGCATGAATATCGGGGCTCATTTTGTTGTTTTCCCATTTTCCTCACTAATTAAAAATGCTTTTTCTTCTGTTCAAGTAGTTATTATTAATGTGATTTTAACGGTAATAGTAGCATATGGAGCAGCTTATCTAACGGGTGTTCCTTGGGCAACATTAGTATTAGCATGGGCGCCGGGAAGTATGGAAGCCATGACTTTTGCCGCTATCACAATGAACGTGGATGCCGCTTTTGTAATGTCGAATCATATTTTTAGAATGTTGATTATTCAAAGTATTCCTTCTGTGGCTCTGTATTGGAATGAGTATAGGCAGAAGAAAAATAATCAGCACAAAAAGGAATAA
- a CDS encoding YacC family pilotin-like protein: MKKMFALFCTLTLSFSMLFSSGAKALTYTQAEDLADLTAIYLFLNKDCGYEQISKSKIERALMVFSRSQQWDVSNYSTLPMSQLNEDSYNDLKGIEVSHNKKCQLLANKSLSLLNY; encoded by the coding sequence ATGAAAAAAATGTTCGCCTTGTTCTGCACGCTAACACTTTCTTTTTCTATGCTCTTTTCTTCGGGCGCAAAAGCGTTAACCTACACACAAGCAGAAGACTTGGCAGATTTAACCGCAATCTACCTTTTTTTAAATAAAGATTGTGGTTATGAGCAAATATCAAAGTCTAAAATTGAAAGAGCCTTAATGGTCTTTTCTCGCTCGCAACAATGGGATGTCAGTAATTATTCAACATTACCAATGAGCCAATTAAATGAAGACAGTTACAATGATTTAAAAGGTATTGAAGTGTCACATAATAAGAAATGTCAGCTACTCGCGAATAAGTCATTAAGTCTATTAAATTATTAA
- the cueO gene encoding multicopper oxidase CueO, protein MQRREFLKLGATLSAVTLLPSWSRFAFAQSNTPSLAIPPQITPDAQQKIVLNIQQGVSQFIPTASTTTWGYNGSLLGPALKLKRGQPVTININNQLPETTTVHWHGLEISGEEDGGPQAMIEPGKSRTVTFTPNQAESTCWFHPHTHGVTGQQVAMGLGGLVIIEDAETANRKLPNRWGIDDLPVILQDKRLDSNGQIDYQLDVMSAAIGWFGDMMLTNGAIQPQHIVPKGWIRLRFLNGCNARSLNLATSDGRPMYVIASDGGLLAEPVKVTELPILMGERFEVLVDTSDGRDFDIVTLPVRQMGMVLAPFDNVLPVLRLLPSAEKGQGLLPDQLALIPALPTLSNISTRTLHLRMDMRLDMQGMMLLTERYGDKALAGIHHGMSHMRQGNGNGMMGGGMNCGHGNGDLDIYNANSINGIPFSMTEPAFDVKQGVYEKWVVSGRGDMMLHPFHVHGTQFRILSENGRAPEKHRQGWKDIVKVEGQFSEILVKFDHLATKEHPFMAHCHLLEHEDTGMMAGFTVSK, encoded by the coding sequence ATGCAACGTCGTGAATTTTTAAAATTAGGCGCCACATTAAGTGCTGTAACATTATTACCAAGTTGGAGTCGTTTTGCGTTTGCCCAAAGTAACACGCCTTCATTGGCGATTCCACCTCAAATTACCCCAGACGCTCAACAAAAGATTGTTCTTAATATTCAACAAGGTGTTTCTCAATTTATTCCCACGGCAAGCACAACCACATGGGGTTATAACGGCAGTTTATTAGGCCCAGCACTAAAGCTTAAACGAGGCCAACCAGTCACTATTAATATCAATAACCAATTACCTGAAACTACAACGGTTCACTGGCATGGTCTTGAGATTAGTGGTGAAGAAGATGGTGGCCCACAAGCCATGATTGAACCAGGAAAATCTCGTACAGTGACTTTTACACCTAATCAAGCCGAGTCAACGTGTTGGTTCCATCCTCATACTCATGGTGTTACTGGACAACAAGTTGCTATGGGATTAGGTGGATTGGTCATTATTGAAGATGCTGAAACAGCAAACCGTAAATTGCCTAATCGTTGGGGTATTGATGACTTGCCCGTGATTTTACAAGACAAACGTTTAGATAGTAATGGACAGATAGATTATCAACTTGATGTAATGAGTGCCGCAATTGGTTGGTTTGGTGACATGATGTTAACTAACGGTGCTATTCAACCACAACATATTGTGCCAAAAGGCTGGATCAGATTACGTTTCTTAAATGGTTGTAATGCGCGTAGCTTAAATTTGGCAACCAGTGATGGCAGACCGATGTATGTGATCGCCAGTGATGGTGGATTGTTAGCGGAACCGGTCAAAGTGACGGAATTACCAATTTTAATGGGTGAGCGTTTTGAAGTTTTAGTAGATACGTCTGATGGACGTGATTTTGATATTGTTACTTTACCTGTACGCCAAATGGGGATGGTTTTAGCGCCATTTGATAATGTACTCCCTGTGTTGCGTTTATTACCATCAGCAGAAAAAGGCCAAGGCTTATTACCTGATCAATTAGCGCTTATTCCAGCATTACCAACACTCAGCAATATTTCAACGCGGACATTACATTTACGTATGGATATGCGTTTAGATATGCAAGGTATGATGCTATTAACAGAACGTTATGGTGATAAAGCATTAGCGGGTATTCATCATGGGATGAGCCATATGCGCCAAGGTAACGGTAATGGCATGATGGGCGGTGGGATGAATTGCGGTCATGGAAATGGTGATTTAGATATCTATAATGCTAATAGTATCAATGGTATTCCATTCTCAATGACAGAGCCTGCATTTGATGTGAAGCAAGGTGTTTATGAAAAATGGGTTGTATCAGGTCGTGGTGATATGATGCTACATCCATTCCATGTACATGGTACACAGTTCCGTATCTTATCTGAAAACGGTCGAGCACCAGAGAAACATCGCC